Proteins encoded by one window of Antechinus flavipes isolate AdamAnt ecotype Samford, QLD, Australia chromosome 4, AdamAnt_v2, whole genome shotgun sequence:
- the AIG1 gene encoding androgen-induced gene 1 protein isoform X5, with amino-acid sequence MRHLHTRTNPYTYTRARDIVPPCGASGTPPPPGPSRASASAPATAASAAPAAPARPPTPSPTCAPPPQARHLPDRAPQQRPPTLRPFLPGQRAEVAAEPGPVANMALIPCQVLRVAILLSYCSILCNYKAIEMPAHKTYGGSWKFLTFIDLSISRP; translated from the coding sequence ATGAGGCATTTGCACACGCGCACAAATCCGTATACATACACACGCGCGCGCGACATTGTCCCTCCCTGTGGGGCGAGCGGAACGCCCCCACCCCCTGGCCCCTCGCGCGCATCCGCAAGCGCACCCGCCACAGCAGCTTCCGCAGCCCCGGCCGCCCCCGCACGACCGCCCACCCCTTCACCTACCTGCGCCCCTCCCCCTCAGGCTAGGCACCTCCCGGACCGGGCACCCCAGCAACGCCCTCCCACCCTTCGTCCCTTCCTCCCAGGGCAGCGTGCAGAGGTTGCGGCGGAGCCAGGGCCCGTTGCGAACATGGCGCTTATCCCTTGCCAGGTGCTGAGAGTGGCCATCCTGCTGTCCTACTGCTCCATTCTGTGCAACTACAAAGCCATTGAGATGCCCGCGCACAAGACCTACGGAGGCAGCTGGAAATTCCTGACGTTCATAGACTTG
- the AIG1 gene encoding androgen-induced gene 1 protein isoform X4 yields MRHLHTRTNPYTYTRARDIVPPCGASGTPPPPGPSRASASAPATAASAAPAAPARPPTPSPTCAPPPQARHLPDRAPQQRPPTLRPFLPGQRAEVAAEPGPVANMALIPCQVLRVAILLSYCSILCNYKAIEMPAHKTYGGSWKFLTFIDLNGESWAYL; encoded by the coding sequence ATGAGGCATTTGCACACGCGCACAAATCCGTATACATACACACGCGCGCGCGACATTGTCCCTCCCTGTGGGGCGAGCGGAACGCCCCCACCCCCTGGCCCCTCGCGCGCATCCGCAAGCGCACCCGCCACAGCAGCTTCCGCAGCCCCGGCCGCCCCCGCACGACCGCCCACCCCTTCACCTACCTGCGCCCCTCCCCCTCAGGCTAGGCACCTCCCGGACCGGGCACCCCAGCAACGCCCTCCCACCCTTCGTCCCTTCCTCCCAGGGCAGCGTGCAGAGGTTGCGGCGGAGCCAGGGCCCGTTGCGAACATGGCGCTTATCCCTTGCCAGGTGCTGAGAGTGGCCATCCTGCTGTCCTACTGCTCCATTCTGTGCAACTACAAAGCCATTGAGATGCCCGCGCACAAGACCTACGGAGGCAGCTGGAAATTCCTGACGTTCATAGACTTG